The sequence GCGAAGTGTTCGTTGCGCCACCATCGGTCTGCCATGCACTCGAAACGGGCGCCGTCAAATTTTTCAACTAGCGCCCTTTCCTGAGCCTCGATCTCGAAATCGTGCTTGAACGCGTTCAACAGTGCTTCGAAATCACCACCAATCAGCTCCACAAATGGGAACCATCCAGCACGAACCAACCGCGGGAAGAATGCAGAATCATCGAACGTCTCGTAGATGTTTTGGAATCGCAACAAGCGATACAGGTGGGCGACCGCACACTCCACCTCCTCCTGGTTGGTCTCTCGCTGGTCATCAAGATCGAAGACAATCGCGAACTTCCAACCGACCTTTAGGATCCAGGCGACCTTGTCTGTAGGTGCAATCGTGACACCCATTGGACTCACGTGAGTGATATCCGCTATGTCGGAGAGGAATACTTTTTGGCCTGCGCTGATGTTGCGTTTTGCACGCATTTTTATGCTAACGGCAACGCCATTTGGGTACAGTTCGGCCGCATGGTCCTCATGGACAACCAAGAGAAATCCGCACCAATGATCCGGCACCAGTTCGATGCCCAATGCACGCGCACGCCCAGCCAGGTGGTCGAGTAGTCCCTTCACATACGTGTAAAATTCGGGTTGATCGGACGTGAGCGCTGCATGAGTGAGAACCGCAACGGTCTCTCCGGCGCGCGCGTTCGATGCCGCGAACCCGCTGATTTTTACGTTGGTCAATTTGATCGGTTCTGGACTGTCAACGGGGGGGATCTTCATCTCGTGATTATGTCACCTCAGCCGAAGCTCCAAAAGCGGAGGTGTAGCCAAGCCACCGGGCCGTCTATGATGGCAGAGAATCTCCTAGAGGACGTGCCCCACTGGCACATTCTCACGTCTTTCGTAGTGACAAACGACACGAGGCTTAGAAAAAGTCAGCCCACGCGGCTTCCCCCGCTGTGCCCGGTGAAATGAGGACGCAGCATTTGCCGCGTGGTTGGCTTCAATCTCGCCAGCAACATCTGCCTGCTCCATGAGGGGCTGGGAGAGTGGCGCTGGCCGTTGGAATGAAGCGGTACCAAACCGATGGCGTAATTTGTCAGGCGGAGCGTCCGGAACAGCTCACGAGCGTGCTTCAATCCTATTGGCGTTTCCCCATGCTGTGGCACGCCATTGTGGGGTGGAATTCTTGTTGATAAGAGCAATGCTTCCTATGCTCGTTCCGTCGGAGGTGCCGGCTGGCCAACGTCTAAATCGACTCCGGTTCTTCATGCCAATCGACACCTAGGAGCACTCGCAATGCGGTTGCTCATGGATGGCGATAGGCCTCAATTTCGCCGACAGAGCGAGGGATGATTTTGGGCTGGCGCATCACAAAGGAACTGCCTCCGCGTGGTAGCTACTTGGTAGCTAGATCGGCCGAGAGAGTGGTGACTGAAAATGCTAAGCCACTGAAAGTGTGTATATATTCGGCGCTGAATCGGGCCTTTCTGCTTTAGTTGGTCATCTCGATATCGGCGCGGGAGGGCGTGGGGTCTCCGCTCGGGTGATTGTGGACGAGCACGATGGCCGTAGCCGAGAGCTCCAGCGCCCGCTTCACCACCTCGCGCACATAGACGGGCGTGTGATCCACGGTGCCTTCCTGCTGGATTTCGTCGGCGATGATCTGGTTGCGCTTGTCGAGAAAGAGAATGCGGAATTGCTCCTTCGCCTCGAAGCCCATGGCCGCACGGCAGTAATCCAGCACGCCTTGCCACGACGACAGCACCGGCCGCTCCAGGACTTCGCCGCGCATGAGCCGCAAGGCGGCGGCCCGCACGAGCTTGATCTCCGTCACGGCTGCGTCCCCGAGACCCGGCACTTCGAGCAACAGGTCCTCGGGCGCATTCATGGCCTCTGCGAAGGTGCCGAAACGGGCAAGGATGGCCTTGGCCAAGGGTTTCGTGTCCCGGCGGGGCATGGCCCGGAACAGGACCAGTTCCAGAAGCTCGTAGTCGGGGAGGGACTGCGCGCCGCCTTCGCGGAAACGCTTTCGCAGCCGTTCGCGATGACCGAGATAATGCGGCTTGGCGGCGTCTTGGAACCCAGGGCCTTCTGAGGCCGTTTGGTCGGCGGAGCCAGCCGTATCGTCAGAGCTCAGTTTTTCCTTAGAGCTCATTGGGTGGAGTCCCGGTTGGTCGGCTCTCCGAGCGGCTCACGCTCTAGGCGCGCACGGGTGGACGATCGAGTCCGGCCGGCGACAGGGTGAAAATCTTGCACCCCGTGTCCGTCACGCCGATCGTGTGCTCGTATTGCGCGGACAGCGAGCGGTCGCGTGTCACGGCGGTCCAGCCGTCGGAGAGGATCTTCACGTGCGGCTTGCCGAGATTGATCATGGGCTCGATCGTGAAGAGCATGCCGGGCTTGAGCGGCAGTCCTTCGCCCGGCTCGCCGTAGTGAAGAATGTTCGGCCGGTCGTGGAAAACTTGGCCAAGGCCGTGGCCGCAGAAGTCGCGGACCACGCCGCAGCGCTCGCCTTCCGCATAGGTCTGGATAGCGTGGCCGATATCGCCGGTCGTCGCGCCCGGCTTGACCGCCTCGATGCCGAGCATCAGAGACTTATGGGTCACCTCGAGCAGGCGCTCGGCGGCGCGGGAGATCGCTCCGACCGGATACATGCGGCTGGAATCGCCATGCCAGCCATCGACAATGAGGGTGACATCAATATTGACGATGTCGCCTTCCTTGAGTGCACGCGGGCCCGGAATGCCGTGGCAAACGACGTGATTCACGGAGGTGCAGATGGATTTCGGGAAGCCGCGATAGTTGAGCGGGGCTGGTGTCGCGCCATGGGACGTGGCGAAGTCGAACACCAGATCGTCGAGCGCTTCAGTGGTTACGCCGGGTTCCACGTGCTCGACAAGCATGTCGAGGGCTTCGGCCACGAGCCGTCCCGCCTTCGCCATGCCGGCGAATGCTTCGGGACCATGCAGCTTGATTCTGTTGTCGCGCGTCTGGGCGCGGGCGATTTCTAGTTCGGACATAGGATCGGATTATAGGGAGCGTTGTCCCTACAGCTAGTGCGAATTCGCATGAGGTTCAAGACGCGGCAGTTCCGTGGCCCTGCGTTCGCACCTGAATGGGCCGTGGGAGGCCGAGACCCTCCAAAGAAACGCTGGACGCCATGGCCAGGGCCTCGACCCCGGAGGCCAATGCTGCCTGGAAGGCGGCCGCATACGCAGGGTCGATATCGTCGGCCCAGCGCGAGGCCTCCGCATCGCCCCGTTGGACGAAATAGACCATGACGGCACGCGCCCCGGCCGCCACCATGGTGGAGAGTTCGCCCAGGTGCTTGGCACCCCGTGCCGTCACCGAATCCGGGAATTCGGCCAATCCGGCTTCCCGCATCAGATGAACGTTCTTGATCTCCACATAGCAGGGCGGGCGGGTTTCATCCTCGAGCAGGATGTCGATCCGGCTGTTCGTGCCATAGCGGACCTCGCGGCGGATGGAGGCATAGCCGGATAGCTCCGGAATGAGGCCCCGTTCGATGGCGGCGGCCACCGCCCCATTGGGGCTCGACGTATTGATGCCGACAAGCGCCGGACCCCGGCCGAGATCGACCTCGATCAACTCCCAAGAGAAGGCCAGTTTCCGCTTCGGGTTGTTCGATTTCGACAGCCAAACGCGCGAGCCGGGCTCCGCGAGCCCCAGCATGGAGCCTGGATTGGCGCAGTGAGCCGTGACCGTATCTCCGGTGAGGAGCTCAATATCGGACAGGAAGCGCTTGTAGCGCTTGACTAGCCGGCCTTCGACGAGCTGGGTTGGAAACCGCATGAGCATGGGGAAACCTAGAAAGGCCGCCCCGTTGCGGCAAGCGTCCTATCGGCGCCGTCCCCACTAGACACGTGCCCGAACTTCCCCTTCACTCCCGGCCATGAGCGAGGAGACGCAAAGCCCCGATACGGTGACGGCCGCGCTGATCGTGATCGGCGAGGAGATCCTCTCGGGGCGTACGATAGATACCAACACACCCTATATCGCCGCCCACCTCGGCAAGGCGGGGATTGCGCTGCGCGAAATACGGGTGGTGGCCGATATCGAAGCCGAAATTGCCGACGCCGTGAACGCGTTGCGGCGGCGCTACTCCTATGTGCTCACGACAGGTGGGATCGGCCCCACGCATGACGACGTAACCACGGATGCGATCGGGCTGGCCTTCAATGTTCCGGTCGGCATCAACGACGAGGCGGTGGAAGCGATGCGCCTGCAATACCGTCCTGAGGACCTGACGCCGACCCGACTGAGAATGGCGCGCATTCCCGAGGCCGCGCTCATCCACAATGCGGTTTCCCGTGCGCCCGGCTACATGATCGAGAACGTTATCGTCATGGCCGGCATTCCGGCCGTGATGCAGGTCATGCTGGACGAGGTTCTCCCGCGCCTTGCCAAAGGACGCCCGTTAAGGGCGCGCGCGGTGCGGGTGAACGCACCGGAGAGTGAAGTGGCCACACCGCTCGCCGCACTCCAAGCAGCCTATGCCGACGTGCAGATGGGCTCCTATCCCTTCGTCGAGCAACGGCGCTACGGCACCTATCTCGTGCTTCGTTCCGTGGACGACGAAAGGCTCGGCGAAGCCCTCGAAGCCCTTTGGGGCATTATCAGCGAGCACGGTTTTACGGCCAGCCAAGTCGACGAATCTTAACGCCGGCTGGCCAGGCGGTACATTCCGAATCATTTTGGGTGCTGAGGCCCTAGCTTCAAAGCTGTGGAAATTTTTCGCGCTCGAGGCCGTCCAAAGAGCGGGCCGGGCCATTTTTTGACACGCGGCCCCAAGCGATTCGGACCGGCGTGGCCGCCGGGAAGTCCGACGTCTGCGCTTTTTCCAGGACGGCTCTGTCCTAGATGACTCGATCCTATCACAGGTAACAGACGCGCGGACGCGCGCGGAACGGTTCGAAATACACTGCATACGGAATAATGTGCTTGTCGTAGGCAGTGAAGCGTCGATGCAAACGGCGGCGACAACAATCTGCGACGAAGGAGGGGTAGCTGCCAGCTCTACCCGGCCGGAAAGCTTGAGAATATCAGTCCGTAGACAGAGTATCGCTGGGTTCTAATGCCGGGCAGACCTGCGCAGAAAGTCCGTCACGGGAGGCCGTGAGTCAGCATGGCGGGACTGAAACCGAGGCGCGGCGCAACCGCGGGGCGGTGCCCCTAGGCGCCATGGTGCGACGCCCATAACCCATTGATTTTACGCAATAAAAAAGGCGCGAGGAGCATTGCTCCCGCGCCTTTTTGCGATGCTGTCGCGAAGGACTAGGCCCTTTTGGTGGCCCTCTTTTTCGCCGGCGCCTTCTTCTTGGCGACCCGCTTCTTCGCAGGAGCCTTCTTCTTCACAGGCCGCTTCTTCGCAGCCGTGGTCTTGCGCACGGTTTTCTTCTTCGCCGGCGCTCTCTTCTTAGCGACGGTCCTTTTCTTGGCGACGGTTTTCCGCTTGGCCGACGCCTTCTTCTTTGTTGCGGTCTTCTTCTTCGCTACTGCCATTTCTAGATCCCTTCCTATCGGGTGGCTGGCTAATCGG comes from Methyloceanibacter stevinii and encodes:
- the map gene encoding type I methionyl aminopeptidase → MSELEIARAQTRDNRIKLHGPEAFAGMAKAGRLVAEALDMLVEHVEPGVTTEALDDLVFDFATSHGATPAPLNYRGFPKSICTSVNHVVCHGIPGPRALKEGDIVNIDVTLIVDGWHGDSSRMYPVGAISRAAERLLEVTHKSLMLGIEAVKPGATTGDIGHAIQTYAEGERCGVVRDFCGHGLGQVFHDRPNILHYGEPGEGLPLKPGMLFTIEPMINLGKPHVKILSDGWTAVTRDRSLSAQYEHTIGVTDTGCKIFTLSPAGLDRPPVRA
- the sfsA gene encoding DNA/RNA nuclease SfsA, with protein sequence MRFPTQLVEGRLVKRYKRFLSDIELLTGDTVTAHCANPGSMLGLAEPGSRVWLSKSNNPKRKLAFSWELIEVDLGRGPALVGINTSSPNGAVAAAIERGLIPELSGYASIRREVRYGTNSRIDILLEDETRPPCYVEIKNVHLMREAGLAEFPDSVTARGAKHLGELSTMVAAGARAVMVYFVQRGDAEASRWADDIDPAYAAAFQAALASGVEALAMASSVSLEGLGLPRPIQVRTQGHGTAAS
- the radC gene encoding RadC family protein; the protein is MSSKEKLSSDDTAGSADQTASEGPGFQDAAKPHYLGHRERLRKRFREGGAQSLPDYELLELVLFRAMPRRDTKPLAKAILARFGTFAEAMNAPEDLLLEVPGLGDAAVTEIKLVRAAALRLMRGEVLERPVLSSWQGVLDYCRAAMGFEAKEQFRILFLDKRNQIIADEIQQEGTVDHTPVYVREVVKRALELSATAIVLVHNHPSGDPTPSRADIEMTN
- a CDS encoding competence/damage-inducible protein A, which encodes MSEETQSPDTVTAALIVIGEEILSGRTIDTNTPYIAAHLGKAGIALREIRVVADIEAEIADAVNALRRRYSYVLTTGGIGPTHDDVTTDAIGLAFNVPVGINDEAVEAMRLQYRPEDLTPTRLRMARIPEAALIHNAVSRAPGYMIENVIVMAGIPAVMQVMLDEVLPRLAKGRPLRARAVRVNAPESEVATPLAALQAAYADVQMGSYPFVEQRRYGTYLVLRSVDDERLGEALEALWGIISEHGFTASQVDES